The Caballeronia sp. Lep1P3 genome window below encodes:
- the ubiB gene encoding ubiquinone biosynthesis regulatory protein kinase UbiB produces MRFLRFLKIFFTIVRFGLDELVMSGINDRRVRYLMRVTTFGRRFDIERGIRLRLALESLGPIFVKFGQVLSTRRDLLPVDIANELAKLQDRVPPFDSGVAVSIIEKSLGAPIEHLFDDFERVPVASASIAQVHFAKIKHGEHAGKPVAVKVLRPGMLPVIDSDLALLRDIAIWAERLWPDGRRLKPREVVAEFDKYLHDELDLMREAANGSQLRRNFLGLDLLLVPEMYWDLSAPAVLVMERMVGVPISQVETLRAAGVDIPKLAREGVEIFFTQVFRDGFFHADMHPGNIQVSLDPATFGRYIALDFGIVGALSDFDKNYLAQNFLAFFKRDYHRVATLHLESGWVPPGTRVEELESAIRAVCEPYFDRALKDISLGQVLMRLFSTSRRFNVEIQPQLVLLQKTMLNVEGLGRSLDPELDLWKTAKPYLERWMNEQIGWRGWYERLQMEAPQWSKTIPQLPRLIHHLLAEHHDAPRTSHDDTMRQLLAQQKRTNRLLTTLLVVGLAAMAGAGAVIAQLWMGHP; encoded by the coding sequence ATGCGTTTTCTGCGTTTCCTCAAGATTTTCTTCACGATTGTCCGCTTCGGCCTCGACGAACTGGTCATGAGCGGCATCAACGACCGCCGCGTGCGCTACCTCATGCGCGTGACGACGTTCGGCCGCCGCTTCGATATCGAGCGCGGCATCCGGCTTCGTCTCGCGCTCGAAAGCCTCGGACCGATCTTCGTGAAATTCGGCCAGGTGCTTTCGACGCGGCGCGATCTCTTGCCCGTCGATATCGCCAACGAGCTTGCGAAACTGCAAGACCGCGTGCCGCCATTCGACTCGGGCGTCGCCGTTTCGATCATCGAAAAGTCGCTCGGCGCGCCCATCGAACATCTTTTCGACGACTTCGAGCGCGTGCCGGTGGCGAGCGCGTCCATCGCGCAGGTGCACTTCGCGAAGATCAAGCACGGCGAGCATGCCGGCAAGCCCGTCGCCGTGAAGGTGCTGCGGCCCGGCATGCTGCCCGTGATCGATTCCGACCTCGCGCTTTTGCGCGACATCGCGATCTGGGCCGAGCGTCTCTGGCCGGATGGCAGGCGGCTCAAGCCGCGTGAAGTGGTCGCGGAGTTCGACAAATATCTGCACGACGAACTCGATCTGATGCGCGAGGCGGCCAACGGCAGCCAGTTGCGCCGCAATTTCCTCGGCCTCGATCTGCTGCTCGTGCCCGAGATGTACTGGGACCTGTCTGCGCCTGCCGTGCTGGTCATGGAGCGCATGGTCGGCGTGCCGATCAGTCAGGTCGAGACGCTGCGCGCGGCGGGCGTCGATATTCCGAAGCTCGCGCGCGAAGGCGTCGAGATTTTCTTCACGCAAGTGTTTCGCGACGGCTTCTTCCACGCGGACATGCACCCCGGCAATATCCAGGTGAGTCTCGATCCGGCGACCTTCGGGCGATACATCGCGCTGGATTTCGGCATCGTCGGCGCGTTGTCGGACTTCGATAAGAACTATCTCGCGCAGAACTTCCTCGCGTTTTTCAAGCGCGACTATCACCGCGTCGCGACGCTGCATCTGGAATCCGGCTGGGTGCCGCCGGGCACGCGCGTCGAGGAACTGGAAAGCGCCATCCGCGCGGTCTGCGAGCCGTATTTCGATCGCGCGCTCAAGGACATTTCGCTCGGCCAGGTGCTGATGCGCCTTTTTTCGACGTCGCGCCGCTTCAACGTCGAGATTCAGCCGCAGCTCGTCCTGCTGCAGAAAACGATGCTGAACGTCGAAGGACTCGGCCGGTCGCTCGATCCCGAACTCGATCTGTGGAAGACCGCGAAGCCGTATCTCGAACGCTGGATGAACGAGCAGATCGGCTGGCGCGGCTGGTACGAGCGCTTGCAAATGGAGGCGCCGCAGTGGAGCAAGACGATTCCGCAATTGCCGCGGCTGATTCACCATCTGCTCGCGGAGCACCACGACGCGCCGCGAACCAGCCACGACGACACGATGCGCCAGCTCCTCGCGCAGCAAAAGCGCACGAATCGTCTGCTGACGACGCTGCTCGTCGTCGGCCTGGCCGCGATGGCGGGAGCGGGCGCCGTCATCGCGCAACTGTGGATGGGGCATCCGTGA
- a CDS encoding SCP2 domain-containing protein, with translation MTNAHEFSRPAIGSATKTASGAFAAAVNHLLVREPWARERIKPYAGKCVKLSCAPFTIALVVQADGLFAATSEAHAGRFDVAIAVPFDALPAFLQGGQAAVMKHVRIDGDAEFATTLAKLAEHLRWDPEEDLSRVIGDAPAHRLGIIVRTVQEQAQRTGRNLVDSVAEYLLDERPQLVRKSALAAFNAELSHARDALARVEKRIERIERIEQTQSDRGASARTDGESVRDSRK, from the coding sequence ATGACGAACGCACACGAATTCTCCCGTCCTGCTATAGGTTCCGCTACGAAGACCGCGTCCGGTGCGTTCGCGGCGGCGGTCAATCATCTTCTGGTGCGCGAGCCGTGGGCGCGCGAGCGCATCAAGCCGTATGCCGGCAAGTGCGTGAAGCTCTCGTGCGCGCCGTTCACGATCGCGCTCGTCGTTCAGGCGGACGGCCTTTTCGCCGCGACGAGCGAAGCGCACGCCGGCCGGTTCGACGTCGCGATCGCCGTGCCGTTCGATGCACTGCCGGCGTTCCTGCAAGGCGGACAGGCGGCCGTAATGAAGCACGTGCGCATCGACGGCGACGCCGAATTCGCGACGACGCTCGCCAAGCTCGCCGAGCATTTGCGCTGGGATCCGGAAGAAGATTTATCGCGCGTAATCGGCGATGCGCCCGCGCATCGTCTGGGCATCATCGTGCGGACGGTTCAGGAGCAGGCGCAGCGCACGGGCCGCAATCTGGTGGATTCCGTGGCCGAATACTTGCTGGACGAGCGTCCGCAACTGGTGCGTAAAAGCGCCCTCGCGGCGTTCAACGCGGAGTTGTCGCATGCGCGGGATGCGCTCGCGCGCGTCGAGAAGCGCATCGAACGAATCGAACGAATCGAACAGACACAGTCGGACCGCGGCGCTTCAGCGCGGACTGACGGCGAGTCCGTGCGCGACTCGCGCAAATAA
- a CDS encoding Tim44 domain-containing protein, producing MSDSRLPQTRGFLSTLVRKAGILTLAGVIAAGALFADDADARRMGGGRSFGRQSATATQQHQATPPSQPMYPSQAAQPQRAQPAPAAPPPVQQPARNRWLGPVAGLAAGLGIAALLSHFGLGGAFAGAMFNVIMIALIVLAAVMLFRFFTRRRQGNSTPAYAGASPYGASARTGLNQEPPRASQPTGFGANYIDSPAVQTPANVPAGFDTEAFVRNAKVYFVRLQDAWDRGNVNDIREFTTPEMFAEVKLDVDARGGAPNRTDVVQLNADVLGVEDRGSEYLASVRFHGLIRESEGAAAEPFVEIWNLSKQKGGSEGWLLAGIQQVS from the coding sequence GAGCACGCTTGTCAGGAAGGCCGGAATCTTGACGCTGGCTGGCGTTATCGCGGCTGGCGCACTCTTCGCGGATGACGCAGACGCGCGTCGCATGGGCGGCGGCCGCAGCTTCGGCCGTCAGTCGGCGACGGCCACGCAGCAGCATCAGGCCACGCCGCCGTCGCAGCCCATGTACCCGAGCCAGGCAGCGCAGCCGCAGCGCGCGCAACCCGCGCCCGCCGCGCCGCCTCCGGTTCAGCAACCCGCGCGCAATCGGTGGCTCGGTCCTGTCGCCGGGCTTGCGGCGGGTCTGGGCATCGCGGCGCTGCTGTCGCACTTCGGGCTCGGCGGCGCGTTCGCCGGCGCGATGTTCAATGTGATCATGATCGCGCTCATCGTGCTCGCGGCGGTCATGCTGTTCCGCTTCTTCACGCGCAGGCGTCAGGGCAACTCGACGCCGGCGTACGCGGGCGCGTCGCCGTATGGCGCATCGGCGCGCACGGGGCTGAATCAGGAGCCGCCGCGCGCGTCGCAGCCGACGGGCTTCGGCGCGAATTACATCGACTCGCCCGCCGTGCAAACGCCGGCCAACGTTCCGGCGGGCTTCGACACCGAGGCGTTCGTGCGCAACGCGAAGGTCTACTTCGTGCGCCTCCAGGACGCGTGGGATCGCGGCAACGTCAACGACATTCGCGAATTCACCACGCCCGAAATGTTCGCGGAAGTGAAGCTCGACGTGGACGCGCGCGGCGGCGCGCCGAATCGCACGGATGTCGTCCAATTGAACGCGGACGTGCTGGGCGTCGAGGATCGCGGGAGCGAGTATCTCGCGAGCGTGCGCTTTCACGGGCTGATTCGCGAATCGGAAGGGGCGGCGGCTGAGCCGTTCGTCGAAATCTGGAATCTGTCGAAGCAGAAGGGCGGCAGCGAAGGCTGGCTGCTCGCGGGTATCCAGCAAGTGAGCTGA